A genome region from Nicotiana tabacum cultivar K326 chromosome 13, ASM71507v2, whole genome shotgun sequence includes the following:
- the LOC142168150 gene encoding uncharacterized protein LOC142168150 — protein MNIKELLVIGDSDLLIHQVQGEWTTKNVKILPYLRCVKELCKKCTKIHFRHVPRIQNEFTDALTTLSSMIQHPNKNYIDPIEIEVRDQHAYYFHVDEEPDGKPWYYNIKRFLKDHPGLGLLRCVDAAEATRLLEEIHVGTYGPHINGFTLDKKILRAGYFWMTMESDSIRYVQKCH, from the exons ATGAACATCAAGGAACTTTTGGTCATAGGAGATTCTGATTTGCTGATACATCAAGTTCAGGGTGAATGGACCACAAAGAATGTCAAGATCCTCCCATACTTGCGCTGCGTAAAAGAGTTGTGTAAGAAATGCACCAAGATACATTTCAGGCATGTTCCTAGAATCCAAAATGAGTTCACCGATGCTCTTActaccttgtcatctatgatccAGCACCCAAATAAGAATTACATCGATCCCATCGAGATAGAGGTTCGAGACCAGCATGCATACTATTTCCATGTAGATGAAGAGCCAGATGGTAAGCCTTGGTACTACAACATCAAAAGGTTCCTCAAA GATCACCCCGGACTTGGTCTGTTAAGATGTGTGGATGCTGCTGAAGCAACAAGATTACTGGAAGAGATACATGTAGGAACATACGGGCCTCACATTAACGGTTTCACTTTAGACAAGAAGATTTTAAGagctggatacttttggatgaccatggaaagtgATAGTATCCGTTACGTGCAGAAATGTCACTAG
- the LOC142168151 gene encoding uncharacterized protein LOC142168151 encodes MSTGPTPYMLVYGTEVVIPAEDKILSLRVIQEAKLDDAEWIRIRQEQLKLINEKRIDAVCHGQLYQNRMANAFNKKVKPRQFATAQLVLKKIFPHQEEAKGKFALNW; translated from the coding sequence ATGTCTACTGGGCCAACTccatacatgttggtatatggcactgaagttgTGATACCCGCAGAGGACAAGATACTATCTTTGAGAGTCATTCAGGAAGCCAAACtagatgatgcagaatggatacggATCAGGCAAGAACAACTCAAGCTCATCAATGAGAAGAGAATTGacgcagtgtgtcatggccagctATATCAAAATAGGATGGCCAATGCGTTCAACAAAAAGGTGAAACCTCGGCAGTTCGCAACAGCACAGCTGGTTTTGAAGAAGATATTCCCCCATCAAGAAGAGGCCAAAGGAAAATTTGCATTGAACTGGTAA